The genomic DNA tatacaaacttatttcaagtaaaaaattctttaatactgatgaaaaaagTACCAGTTCTACAATCTGCACCGTTACCCAGCAACGCCAGCCAAGCTCAGCTCGTAACCTAGCAACCAGTTCTAGTTCTACTGattaacataacattttttacatgtcataagtcacttaaaacaagcttgtatatcttttgaaaagttacttgcaagttagttttgtcttatttgaagcgTAccgagatatttgcactagaaactaaaccgaAAATAATTCGTAGAATTATGTGTATTTAATGTGGTTTAGCTTTTGATTGATGTTTTCTCTATGTTTGTAGTTCAAAAGAATCAAACTTTTTGTCTGcctgaaataaaaatccaacttGTTTGAAAATGTCTCACAACAGCAGATgaagaaacaggaggaagaggaagaggtgtCATGGCAACGCCAGATGGGGACTCGGCAGGTAAGAGGAACAGACATAAGTCTCACTATCATCAACCTTTTGAAGACAAGAGGACCATCTATAAAGCAATCTGTAGGTTTTTTATATGTCCTTTATTTTAAGGTGAGGAGGAAGGAAGAGTAGAAACACCTGCTGTAGATGAAGAGGGTGAGAAACGCTGCAAGATTCCTTAAAATCCCCTAAAATGTGTCTTTTCTcatcagttttattctttttgatcTTCAGGCGGGATCCAGCAGACGTCTGAAAGCCAGTCAGGTGAGTTTACCAGCTTTTTTCTTCTACCTTCTCAGTTTCTTGACTTACTTCCTGCgtttcttttgttcttcagcAGCTGAGCAATCTGAGGAATCAGAGCAGAAACCGTTAACACCCAGCAGAGCGAGACCAGGTAGAGCTTTCTGTCGTCATACAGCTGGTATATACGTCTCAAAGTgggttttttaatttaaattttattgacttctgctgcatttatattttcagtacAGTTCTTCTACGTCACATGtatcaaactcaaggcctgagGGCCAAATCCAGCCATAGCTTCTTCGCCCATCTAGACTCAATGCAACACATCAATAGATCCTtcaagatgacatttgttgctTAAATGTTATTAGATCAatgaaatcaaagcagttttcatCTGtatactgccaaattatatcagtTGCTCCAATTTTTCCAACAGATTCCTGCGCTTTTCAATGCTAATTTATAATTGTcagttttttgcaaattttccacAGTGGTCAAAAATATTGGGTTGAAGTGATGCTAACTCttacctaaatatttaatgtggaAGTTAGACATGGTTTgtaggctaaatatttagcttgtgaattaaatatttagttttgaacaccaacatttaatggaaatgtagaaatgccaaaatatgagtttgaaaaataaacaaccaaattTTTTTCACtatggcaaataaataaatatggcaaATTATTACTGTGTAACCTTACAAAATCCACACcatgtaagtgaaataatctcagtGGAACTAGCactgggttgctaggcgacaggCTgcgcttggctggggttgctaggtaatggcacagcgccagtggaactagtactttttcaaatcaatattaaggaattaatgactcaaacaagctcctgtatcttgctgaaaagtgactTATCAGTTAGTTTTCTCTAATTTCAAGtgttactaagatatttgcactaaaaacttgatcaaaaacacttggtaagacatttttatttttttattttaacttttatttaacatcagaGTAGAAAATATATGGTGtgattacttggtaagatttttgtgtttatgcagtGAAGGGCAGTTCAACGTTGGATACAACAGAAAAACCtaaaagtgcaaatttattcctgattttgttgttttacgtAAACATCCTGACTGTCCATCATTCCTGTCCTCAGCTCCGCCCAGCAGTCTGAGTCTGACTGGGGATCGACAGATGAAGAAGAAAGTGCTGGCAGCTCCAACTCTGAGTCTGTCATTAGGTGACAGTTTTATCATGTTTCTATTGTTGTATTTATGTCTTTCTGTGTCAGTCtgttgtttgatgtttttaaataatgacatttctCCTCCAGGTGGCAGCGGGTCGATAACGTCTGATGACCTACAGTCCACCTTCCTCTCCCCGTCACCTGACGATGCTGAGGACACGGCACTGGATTTTGATTTGGACGCCTTGGAGACGCCGTCCGATAGCGAATCCCTGCACTTCCCCCTCAATGACCTGGATCTGGAAGGTAACCATAGAGAACAAATCGTGAACTTCACATGAGCAAATTCACATTTACTTCTGCTCCTATAGATGACATGCGGCGACTCGGTGTGGCCTCCCATCGCCTCAAAGCGTCTGGGTCCAGACCCAGGTCGAGTTCTGGAGCTGGTTCTCTACCAGGGCCTGATCAGTGTGGACTGGGAGCCTTGGAAAGGGAGGATGTGGTGGACAGCAAAGGCACCAGGTGGCGCTGCTTCACAACAGGTGACCCTCCTCAGGAGTCCAGGGTCAACATGAGCGTCCTGGAGCCGTATCTCAGAGTTCTGTCACACGGAGGTTTGACCTACTTCCTGCACACCAAACTGACcctcacactgcaaaaactcaaatgtttctttggtctagtttttagtgtaaaatatcttaatacacagcaaataagacaaaactaacttacaagttcTGCTTTAGCAAAGCAAGAACCTGTCAATAACTTCTTCACACtgatgaaaaattactagtacaactggcagattatttcacttctaacatgggaaaagtgttgtgaaaaattctgccagtggaacaagaacttggttgctaggtgacgggctgggcttggctggcgTTGCCAGGTAACGATGCAGAGAACtagtactttcttttgaatcaatgtattttccaaatcaaatgaaattttatttgtatagcacatttcagcagcaaggcatttcaaagtgctttacatcatatcaaacataTACGCAATGTAACAttgaatcaacaataaaaacacaacattaagtcaagttccatcaaaaAATTTGTAATTGACTATGTTTCAAAtgcaatcctaaacaggtgggttttcagtcgcgatttaaaggaagtcagtgtttcagttgttttacagttttctggaagtttctaTTGTCTTCTATTCTTCTGTGTTTCTATACTTTCTTCTATAAGCTTCTATTTTCTATTCTCTtccaacaataataataaaaaaacaatagattttatttataatgcccTTTATACCTTGAGATCTCAATGggctttaaaagaaattaaaaacaaacaattagaatggaaataaagaattaaataatgaatttattaGATTAATGAGATTAAAGTaaatatctacaaaatgaacaaacatttttgctaaaaatgttgctatatcttgctgaaaagttacctaaGTTGGTTTAATCTTGTTTGAAGTGTActaagaaactagaccaaaaatagttGGTATTAGTTGGTATTAGTTGGTAaggttctgtgtttttgcagtgatagCTGTTAACCTAACCAGTGGCTGCCATTTATCAGGTTACTATGGAGACGGTGAGGATGACATCATCGTGTTTTCCTCCTGTTACCTCCCGGAGAACAGTCTGGAGAACTACCAGTATGTGATGGACAACCTCTTCAGGTGAGACACTGAAACCGATCAGATTACTGATTGATTATTGGATTTGTATTAGTTTCTGTTTCCGTCTGTCAGGTTTGTCATCGGGACCCTGGAGCTGATGGTGGCAGAAAACTATGTGATAGTTTATCTTTGTGCTGGAGGGCAGAAGGAAAAACTCCCAGGAATCGGTTGGCTTAAGGAGTGTTACACCACCATCGACCGCAGGTAACAGCAACACATCGAAACGGGAGAGACTCTGacgctgcactgcaaaaatacaaaatattaccaagtatgttggtctagtttctagtgcaaatatcttagtacacttgaaagaggacaaactaacttataagtaactttacAAGATATATGAGCTTCTTTAAGAGAATAATCCCTTAATACTCATGGAAAAGTACTTGaaattgacagattatttaaatataacataggaaaaattatttgttgtaaattatcTGCTGGTGGAActagtacttaaaaaaaaaaatcagtattaaggaataatttacaTAGTATAATAATATACATAATGTAATATAAGCGCCGagatctttctgaaaagttatttgtaagttagttttgtcttatttcaagtgcacactaagatatttgcactggaaactggacaaaaaatactttaaaataagattttgtgtttttgctctgtgAGGATTTCAATGCGTCCTTCTaggtttatttctttatttttgcagcaataaataattcctgacaaataatcaaaacatccTACTACTTATTAAGATATGGAAAATAATATGCTCTTCGGTCTCATTAAATGTGGTAAATCTGTGTTAATTAGAGCCCTTATGAACAATTAAAGACACAATTTTGATTTAAGTATGagaacaaatagaaatatttaaagtatttcataAGTTTATGATCAACTCATGAGAAGGATTGTATTGTTGGattgtattatatttttttctatattatttCTGTGGAAGTTTTAATAAGTCCATTGAACTTTTGCTTCTTCTTGCAatgttatcattattatttgtcttttattattttttatctgtcttttaATTGTGCAAAATGAACTAAGTAAACTACtgtaaacaatgaaaacaatctaatattttaagaattacaCATAATTCACGTCTTTGTCTCGAGGTTTCAATTAAACTGTTATTTCAGTAACGTGCCAGCAGAGGGAGTACTTTCGCcacagtaaaaaattaaaagctaattTAACTCAACTAAACAgattcaacaaaaacacaaaggataAATTACAAAACTCAATCATATATTACATTaactgatttatattttaattaatgtcaaagattttggttttttacatcttaaatgtttgtttttcaggtgatGTACAATATGagtaaattatattaattatttacatctTAAGAGTTTGTTTGTGACACCAtccacagcaaaaacacaaaatcttaccaagtatttttgatttagtttcaGTGTTAttgacttgttttaagtaaatatcttaatatttatgaaaaagtaaaataatcgTCCAGTGGAACAAGATGAGaaaaatttaagttaaaatgtgggatttcacttaaaacattggaaaaatgtcttattataagtTAGATAATCTGCCATCTGAAGGAATTATTTGTATATTCATACAAAACAAACTACTAacgttatttttgtcttatttcaagtatatttGCAGTAGGacctaaaccaaaaatattttgtaagattttgtgtttttacagtgtaggctTCACATCAGATGAATTTATCTGCTTGGAGGTCATTCGACTCTAAAATCGGTTATTTATAGGTTAAGGAAGAACCTGAAGGGTTTCTACGTGGTCCATCCCACCTGGTACATCAAAATCATCGCCACCATCATCAGACCCTTCATCAGGTTTGCtgcctcttcttcttcactttttccaatggcaaaaaatggcagaaaaacaaaaatcctttatctgtttctgtttagctCCAAGTTCAGCAGAAAGCTCCAGTTCGTCGAAACGCTTCAGGAGCTTTCTCTCTTCATCCCCACTGAGCATGTGCAGATCCCAGACTGCGTCCGACAGTGAGtcaagcacaaaaacacaaaggattAACAGTTTAACTCCTAACAACAAGATAAGTCTGGGcgataaatcaataatatatgTCACAATAGACATGTGATCAAACATGTCTGATAGGATATTCAATAAGTAGAAGATTCTATCAGAATATTCAATCCAGAACTGCACTACTGACTCGCTCGTTCTTTGTTTGCCTGGCAACTCATTCATTCTCTGGTAGCCTAGCAACATTGTGTAGGGTTACCTGCGCAgtagcagtttaaggttttgcctcataacacataaaaataaaaaacaatgttgctAAGTGAAAACTGTATGAAATAGGAAAGGCCACATCACCAGTTTGGCagaatttcagatatttaagaaaatatttatcgATATCAACTGATCTGAAAGGCTTTTATTGTGatgtgtttttcagccatattaaaaaatggctgaaaaacaagaagatgccattttctgataatttctctgtttttcctgcagGTACGACCAGAACCAGTCCAGGTGAAGCTCAGCCTGAACAGatcaaaacatttctctctgtATTTATTGTTCGTCACCCTGCAGACTTCCAGTTTCAGGATGAGGATTACAAAAATCTTACAGTTTTTATCTTGTAAACAGTGTTGATGGAAACTACGGAactatacatttaaaataatttcctatttttattattttaaaaagagaagaagaacatAATGCAAATTAACTATGAACACAAGCTGCctgattttacaaatttatagAATTTTTAAATcgtttttttgtctgaaatgttccTAGTTTTTAGGAGCAAAAGTGCTGACATGAAgcagaatagattttaaaaatacactgaTTAAACTGCTGTAaaaattaggaaatatttttttaaatcttgtgaATCACCATTTTAATAAGAATTATAGTAAAtcagaactaaatatttttagattttttacattttcagtcattttctccTTATCCTGGTGAAGTTTTTTTCCCTACACATTCAGTGTTATGAACACATTTTCATCCATCAAACCCATCTGGACATGTGGGTGCTTATTTTTCCtgaacaataaaattttatagaaatgcttgttaaatttaatgcttgtctttatgtttctggAAACAGTGAACTCAATGCTTTTGAGGCGTTTGTTCTAATGATATTTCTGCAGAAGTCACAGAAATGGCATCATAATTCAGTACGTCCTTCTGCAATCTGTGGAGGAAAATAACACGGACTTCATGAGAATTATGTGgcaacatttgtaaaaacagcTGAGTTTACAGATACAGATTCTGATTCTTTTGTGGATCAACTCAGCATGTTAAACGgtcaaacatatttctttctgggtaaaaaaggcagcaaaaagacctacatatttttcctttattcttattttatttcctctaatgTTTGTACTCTGTCTGTACGCTGTGAGAGTCAAATTTCTTTGCCAATTCTCATAATCTTGGCCATTAAAACTGATTCTGAAAGGTCTACAGATGTTTCCAACAATGGTTATTTCATGGAAAATTTTGTTCCAATTAAATTCTCCAACCTTTAAATTCACTCATCAAAAGCGTGATATTaattctgtgttgtttttatcttttttttattaatgtaaaccattttgtttacagagagcctcagatgtttgaataaaatccCACAAATCATGCAATCTTAAAAATACAATCCCACACGGTGAAATGTGGTGGTGGCAGAATGATACTGTGGGAATGCACTTCAataacacaaagtattttttgtctagtttcgagtggaaatattttagtacacttgaaataaggcaagaCTAACTTACAGTTAACTTTtaacttatttgttttaagtgaatagtTCCTAAACATTGATaaaaaagtgctagttccatTGGCAAGTGGCCCTGCggtgttacctagcaacgccagttAAACCCAGCCCATCGCC from Gambusia affinis linkage group LG14, SWU_Gaff_1.0, whole genome shotgun sequence includes the following:
- the LOC122843384 gene encoding BCL2/adenovirus E1B 19 kDa protein-interacting protein 2-like isoform X3, producing the protein MESTGEEHKEETSRIILGDENSETSHQDAADENISTTTTTTTDEETGGRGRGVMATPDGDSAGEEEGRVETPAVDEEGGIQQTSESQSAAEQSEESEQKPLTPSRARPAPPSSLSLTGDRQMKKKVLAAPTLSLSLGGSGSITSDDLQSTFLSPSPDDAEDTALDFDLDALETPSDSESLHFPLNDLDLEDDMRRLGVASHRLKASGSRPRSSSGAGSLPGPDQCGLGALEREDVVDSKGTRWRCFTTGDPPQESRVNMSVLEPYLRVLSHGGYYGDGEDDIIVFSSCYLPENSLENYQYVMDNLFRFVIGTLELMVAENYVIVYLCAGGQKEKLPGIGWLKECYTTIDRRLRKNLKGFYVVHPTWYIKIIATIIRPFISSKFSRKLQFVETLQELSLFIPTEHVQIPDCVRQYDQNQSR
- the LOC122843384 gene encoding BCL2/adenovirus E1B 19 kDa protein-interacting protein 2-like isoform X4, producing MESTGEEHKEETSRIILGDENSETSHQDAADENISTTTTTTTDEETGGRGRGVMATPDGDSAGEEEGRVETPAVDEEGGIQQTSESQSAEQSEESEQKPLTPSRARPAPPSSLSLTGDRQMKKKVLAAPTLSLSLGGSGSITSDDLQSTFLSPSPDDAEDTALDFDLDALETPSDSESLHFPLNDLDLEDDMRRLGVASHRLKASGSRPRSSSGAGSLPGPDQCGLGALEREDVVDSKGTRWRCFTTGDPPQESRVNMSVLEPYLRVLSHGGYYGDGEDDIIVFSSCYLPENSLENYQYVMDNLFRFVIGTLELMVAENYVIVYLCAGGQKEKLPGIGWLKECYTTIDRRLRKNLKGFYVVHPTWYIKIIATIIRPFISSKFSRKLQFVETLQELSLFIPTEHVQIPDCVRQYDQNQSR
- the LOC122843384 gene encoding protein prune homolog 2-like isoform X5, whose protein sequence is MESTGEEHKEETSRIILGDENSETSHQDAADENISTTTTTTTADEETGGRGRGVMATPDGDSAGEEEGRVETPAVDEEGGIQQTSESQSAAEQSEESEQKPLTPSRARPAPPSSLSLTGDRQMKKKVLAAPTLSLSLGGSGSITSDDLQSTFLSPSPDDAEDTALDFDLDALETPSDSESLHFPLNDLDLEDDMRRLGVASHRLKASGSRPRSSSGAGSLPGPDQCGLGALEREDVVDSKGTRWRCFTTGYYGDGEDDIIVFSSCYLPENSLENYQYVMDNLFRFVIGTLELMVAENYVIVYLCAGGQKEKLPGIGWLKECYTTIDRRLRKNLKGFYVVHPTWYIKIIATIIRPFISSKFSRKLQFVETLQELSLFIPTEHVQIPDCVRQYDQNQSR
- the LOC122843384 gene encoding BCL2/adenovirus E1B 19 kDa protein-interacting protein 2-like isoform X1, with the protein product MESTGEEHKEETSRIILGDENSETSHQDAADENISTTTTTTTADEETGGRGRGVMATPDGDSAGEEEGRVETPAVDEEGGIQQTSESQSAAEQSEESEQKPLTPSRARPAPPSSLSLTGDRQMKKKVLAAPTLSLSLGGSGSITSDDLQSTFLSPSPDDAEDTALDFDLDALETPSDSESLHFPLNDLDLEDDMRRLGVASHRLKASGSRPRSSSGAGSLPGPDQCGLGALEREDVVDSKGTRWRCFTTGDPPQESRVNMSVLEPYLRVLSHGGYYGDGEDDIIVFSSCYLPENSLENYQYVMDNLFRFVIGTLELMVAENYVIVYLCAGGQKEKLPGIGWLKECYTTIDRRLRKNLKGFYVVHPTWYIKIIATIIRPFISSKFSRKLQFVETLQELSLFIPTEHVQIPDCVRQYDQNQSR
- the LOC122843384 gene encoding BCL2/adenovirus E1B 19 kDa protein-interacting protein 2-like isoform X2, which codes for MESTGEEHKEETSRIILGDENSETSHQDAADENISTTTTTTTADEETGGRGRGVMATPDGDSAGEEEGRVETPAVDEEGGIQQTSESQSAEQSEESEQKPLTPSRARPAPPSSLSLTGDRQMKKKVLAAPTLSLSLGGSGSITSDDLQSTFLSPSPDDAEDTALDFDLDALETPSDSESLHFPLNDLDLEDDMRRLGVASHRLKASGSRPRSSSGAGSLPGPDQCGLGALEREDVVDSKGTRWRCFTTGDPPQESRVNMSVLEPYLRVLSHGGYYGDGEDDIIVFSSCYLPENSLENYQYVMDNLFRFVIGTLELMVAENYVIVYLCAGGQKEKLPGIGWLKECYTTIDRRLRKNLKGFYVVHPTWYIKIIATIIRPFISSKFSRKLQFVETLQELSLFIPTEHVQIPDCVRQYDQNQSR
- the LOC122843384 gene encoding protein prune homolog 2-like isoform X8, with translation MESTGEEHKEETSRIILGDENSETSHQDAADENISTTTTTTTDEETGGRGRGVMATPDGDSAGEEEGRVETPAVDEEGGIQQTSESQSAEQSEESEQKPLTPSRARPAPPSSLSLTGDRQMKKKVLAAPTLSLSLGGSGSITSDDLQSTFLSPSPDDAEDTALDFDLDALETPSDSESLHFPLNDLDLEDDMRRLGVASHRLKASGSRPRSSSGAGSLPGPDQCGLGALEREDVVDSKGTRWRCFTTGYYGDGEDDIIVFSSCYLPENSLENYQYVMDNLFRFVIGTLELMVAENYVIVYLCAGGQKEKLPGIGWLKECYTTIDRRLRKNLKGFYVVHPTWYIKIIATIIRPFISSKFSRKLQFVETLQELSLFIPTEHVQIPDCVRQYDQNQSR
- the LOC122843384 gene encoding protein prune homolog 2-like isoform X6 — its product is MESTGEEHKEETSRIILGDENSETSHQDAADENISTTTTTTTADEETGGRGRGVMATPDGDSAGEEEGRVETPAVDEEGGIQQTSESQSAEQSEESEQKPLTPSRARPAPPSSLSLTGDRQMKKKVLAAPTLSLSLGGSGSITSDDLQSTFLSPSPDDAEDTALDFDLDALETPSDSESLHFPLNDLDLEDDMRRLGVASHRLKASGSRPRSSSGAGSLPGPDQCGLGALEREDVVDSKGTRWRCFTTGYYGDGEDDIIVFSSCYLPENSLENYQYVMDNLFRFVIGTLELMVAENYVIVYLCAGGQKEKLPGIGWLKECYTTIDRRLRKNLKGFYVVHPTWYIKIIATIIRPFISSKFSRKLQFVETLQELSLFIPTEHVQIPDCVRQYDQNQSR
- the LOC122843384 gene encoding protein prune homolog 2-like isoform X7, whose amino-acid sequence is MESTGEEHKEETSRIILGDENSETSHQDAADENISTTTTTTTDEETGGRGRGVMATPDGDSAGEEEGRVETPAVDEEGGIQQTSESQSAAEQSEESEQKPLTPSRARPAPPSSLSLTGDRQMKKKVLAAPTLSLSLGGSGSITSDDLQSTFLSPSPDDAEDTALDFDLDALETPSDSESLHFPLNDLDLEDDMRRLGVASHRLKASGSRPRSSSGAGSLPGPDQCGLGALEREDVVDSKGTRWRCFTTGYYGDGEDDIIVFSSCYLPENSLENYQYVMDNLFRFVIGTLELMVAENYVIVYLCAGGQKEKLPGIGWLKECYTTIDRRLRKNLKGFYVVHPTWYIKIIATIIRPFISSKFSRKLQFVETLQELSLFIPTEHVQIPDCVRQYDQNQSR